The Petrotoga sp. 9PW.55.5.1 genomic sequence TAAATGTAATAGAATTCCCCTCTTGAGAGGGGTGTCAGACTGAAAGTCTGACAGGGTGTGGTACATATAATTTGCTTTTAGCNAANNAGGGGAATAGAAATGACTACCCCGTCTGCAGCATAAAACGCTGCATCCACCCCTTCNAGGAAGGNGAATTTGGCTTTAATTCCCCTCTTGAGAGGGGTGTCAGACTGAAAGTCTGACAGGGTGTGGTACATATAATTTGCTAAAAGCAAATTNAAGAGNGACTACCCNGTCTGCANCANAAAACGCTGCATCCACCCCTTCGAAGAAGGGGAATAAAAGTGACTACCCCGTCTGCTACCACACCCCGGCTGCGACAAAGAACGTCGCATCCACCCCTCTCAAGAGGGGAATTTCTATTACATTTACCCCTTCGAGGAAAGGGAATTGAACTGGTATATAATATCTAGTAGAAAAAAAGGAGAGATTTTAAATATGTCTTTTACACTTATTTCGGTTTTTGCAAGTGCCGTTGTTGGATTTTTCTTAGTTAATTCCATTGCTTGGGTTTTATCTCTTGTAGTTTTAAGTTTGATCTTATTTGTTTCATGGAAGAGAAACATTTCAAGTAAATTAGCTAATTTTGTATTGATAGTTGGTATTTTATTTTCTTTTTTTGGTTCTATAAATAGTTTTGATCCATCTTATTTTTATATTTTTATAAATTTAGCAGCTTTATTTGCTACCTTTTATGAGGCTTTTAATAAAAAATTGTTGATTATCCTATCATGGGCTCTTAATGCTTTTTCACTTGGTTATATTATTGCCGCTTTAAGAGATATAAATTTAGGTATCATATTTGGAATTATAATATTTCTTATAGGTCTTAGAGATGTTTTTGCTTCAAAAAAGGTTCTAGATGAAGATAAGTTAGACAACTAATTCTTTAATACAAGAAGCCAATCTTTTGATGCCTTCTTCGATCGTTTGTTCATCAGAACAAGAATAGTTTATCCGTAAAGTATTAACGTTTGTTTTGTTAACGTAGAATGGGTCGCCAGGAACGAAAGCGACTTTTGCTTTTATTGTTTTTTCAAATAATTCCATGGCTGAATAATTGTTTGGTAAAGTTACCCACAGGAACATACCGCCTTCTGGGTTTGTGTATTTTATATTTTTTGGAAAGTGTTTTTTAATACTTTCAATCATCGCCCTTTTTTGGCTTCCATACCTTTCTTTTATTTTAGAAATATGCTTATCAAGTTCATTATCTTTTAGAAATTGATAGATTATTCTTTGACCAACGTAGTTAGAGTGTAAATCTGCAGCTTGTTTTGCTATTACAAGGTTTGACATAACTTCTTTGGGAGCAATTACCCATCCTAACCTAAATCCTGGTGCCACTATTTTAGAAAAAGATCCTAATATTATCGATTTTTCTGGAAGCAATTTTTTAAAAGTATTTGCTTGTTCTCCTTCAAATCTTAATTCCCCATAAGGATCATCTTCAATGAGGTAGGTGTTATACCTTTTTAAAATATTCGCGATTTCTTCTCTGTTTTGATTGGTGTATGTTATACCAGATGGATTTTGAAAGTTTGGTACAACGTATAACAGCTTGGGAGAATACTTTTCTAATATTTTTTCTAATTCTTCTAAATTTAAACCATCGTCATTTAATTTGATAGTTTTAAAGTTTTTGGAAAATACTGATAAACATTGAATAGCACCCAGATATCCAGGTTCTTCTATAACAATACAATCTTCATCATTTAGAAATATCTTACCGATTAAATCTAAGGCTTGTTGAGATCCATGCGTTATCAATACTTCGTCCACAGAAATATTGAGATTATTTCTTTTATTGAATCTATCTGCTATATATTGTCTTAGGGGTAAATATCCTTCTGTTGTACTGTATTGAAGAACTTCTTTACCAAAGTTATCAAATTGATAATCTGCTGCTTTTCTTATTTCTTCGACTGGAAATAAATCTTTGTTAGGTAATCCACCTGCAAATGAAATTATTTCAGGATCATCGATAACTTTAAGAATCTCTCGTATAAAAGATTTTGGAACATTTTTTATACGATCTGAAAATATATCGTTCAAAATAGACCTCTCCTTTGTCCTTTATAATTATCAGTTATATATATTTTCTATTTTAGAAGGCAAATTTGCGTATAATCCGTATTCAATGCTGTCTATTAGCGCTTTCCAGCTAGCTTGAATTATGTTAGTTGAAACACCTACTGTTGTCCAAGATTTTTCAGTATCAGACGTTTCAATTAAAACTCTAACTTTTGCTGCTGTTCCAGATGCGCTATCTAATACCCTTACTTTGTAATCTATTAACTTCATATTTCTTAAAATGGGGAAATGATTTTCTAAAGCTTTTCTAAGGGCTTTATCCAAAGCATTAACCGGTCCATCTCCAGAAGCTACTGTATGAACCATCTCATCATTTATCCTAACCTTGACAGCAGCGTCGGTTGTAGTTCCTTCGCCAAAATTATAACTAAGAATATTAAAATTTTCTATTTGAAAATCGGGGTTGTAATCAAAAAATTCGCGCAATAATAAAAGTTTTAAAGAAGCATCTGCTCCTTCAAATTGGTAACCATCGTGTTCGTACTCTTTAATTTTTAGTGTCAATTTTTTGATTTGATCATCTGAAAAAGAAGATAAACTAAAACCCAATTCTTCTATTTTAGATTTCAAATTACTTTTTCCAGCTAATTCTGATACCAGTATTCTTCTTTCATTACCTACTAATTCTGGAGCTATGTGTTCATATGTAAGAGGATTTTTTAATATTGCACTTACATGTATTCCACCTTTGTGTGTGAAGGCACTTCTTCCTACAAAAGGTTTTCGGTTATCTGGAGTTATATTTGCAACTTCCATAACGTAATTGTATAAATGTGTGGTTTTTTCTAAATTAATTTTGGGAAGATCTATGTCATATTTAAATTTTAAGATGGGTATTATCGTGCATAGATCCGCATTCCCGCATCTTTCTCCTAATCCTCCTACTGTTCCTTGAATCTGTTCTATTCCTTCTTCAAAAGCTATAATAGAGTTAGCTACAGCGAGGCCAGAGTCATTATGAGCATGTATACCAAGTGGCATATTTAATTTTTCCTTTACTACTTTTATTATTTCTCGCATTCTTTTTGTAGTTTGACCACCATTAGTGTCACACAAAATTGCTATCGAAGCCCCAGAATCTCTAGCTACTTCAAGTGTTTTTAAAGCGTAGTTAGGATTATGATTAAAACCATCGAAAAAATGTTCTCCATCAAAAAATACTTCTATACCGTGTTTCTTTAAAAAAGATACTGTATCAGCTATAAGTTTTAGATTATCATCGAGCGAGATCCCCAAGGCGTCAGTTACATGAAAGTCCCAACTTTTGGCAAATATGGTTACCGTTTTGACCCCGGAATATAGTAATTTTACAATGTTGGGATCATCTTGAGCCTTTATTCCATGTCTTTTTGTGGAACTAAATGCAACTATTTCGCTGTTTTTTAAAGATATTTTTTTAATTTCCTGAAAGAATTCTTCATCTTTAGGATTAGAACCTGGCCATCCCCCTTCAATATAGTCTATGCCATATTCATCCAATTTTTGAGCGATTTTTAATTTGTCTTTTACTGTGAGGGAAACTCCTTCCCCTTGGGTTCCATCTCTTAAAGTTGTGTCAAATATCTTTACTTTTGAAGTGTTCATGTGTTTCACCCTCTTTTTATTATTTTAACGATTTCATCTCCCATTTCACTGGTCGTTAAAAGTCCACCCATATCTTTGGTAACTAAATTTTTGTCTATTGCTTCCTTTATTGCTTCTTCTATTTCTTTTGATAACTTTTCTTTTCCAAAATATTCTAACATCATTGCCGCTGCTAATATTGCTGCTATTGGATTGGCTAAACCTTTTCCCGCTATATCTGGCGCGGAACCATGTACGGGTTCAAACATGGAAACTGTCTCTGGATTGATGTTTCCAGAAGCTGCTAATCCCATTCCTCCTTGGATTTCTGCTCCCAAGTCTGTTATTATATCCCCAAACATATTGCAAGTAACGATAACATCGAAGATCTCAGGGTTTCTAACCATTTTCATAGTTATTGCATCTACGTAGTAATGGTTAGTTTCTACCTCTGAATACTCGCTTTTTAATTCTTCAAATACTCTCAACCATAGATTATGAGAGTATGTGAGAACATTACTTTTATCGCAAAGTGTCAATTTACCTTGAGATTTTTTTGCATATTCAAAAGCGTATCTAATTATTCTTTCTACGCCTTTTCGCGTAGAAATCATCTCTTGCATCGCAACTTCATCTTTTGTTCCTTTTTTTAGAAAGCCACCTATGCCGGAATAAAGGCCTTCTGTATTTTCTCTTATTACTGTGAAATTTATATCTTTTACTCCTTTGTTTTTTAAGGGAGAAAACTTATCGTTTAACAGTTTTATAGGCCTCAAATTTACATATTGATCAAAGTGAAAACGTAATTTAAGTAAAATCCCATGTTCTAAAACTCCTGCAGGTACTCTTGGATCTCCAACAGCCCCTAAATAAATTGCATCAAACGTTTCTAATTTTTTTAAAGTTGCATCCGAAACTAATTCACCTGTTTTTAAGTATCTGTCCGCTCCTATATCAAACTCTTCAAACTTTAAATTCAAGTTATGTTGGTCATTCATATAATTTAAAATTTTCAGGCCTTCTTTTGTTACTTCTTTTCCTATTCCATCTCCAGGTATTACTGCAATTGATGGCATTTATTGAATGACCTCCTTTTTTATCTTTTCTATTAATCCTCCAGATGAGATTATTTCTTGGAGGAACTCGGGATATTTTTCAGAGTAATACACTTCTCCTGTAATCAAATCTTTAATAGTACCTCTATCTAGATCAACTTCAATTTCAGAACCGTCTTTTATGTTTTGAACAGCTTCTTTTGATACAAGAATAGGTAGTCCGATATTTATAGCATTGCGATAAAATATTCTTGCAAAACTTTCAGCTATTACACACGAAGCACCAGACGCCTTAATAGCCAATGGTGCATGCTCTCTAGAGCTTCCAGACCCAAAGTTTTTCCCTGCAACGATAATGTCTCCTTTTTTTACTTTTTTAACGTAGTCAGGATCTATATCTTCCATACAATGTTGGGCTAGTATTTCTGGTTCAGGATTATTTAGGTATCTTGCAGGTATAATAACGTCTGTATCCACATTATCTCCGTATTTAAAAACTTTTCCTTTGAATTTCATTTTAAAACCTCCTCAGGATGAGAAATATATCCTGTGACCGCTGAGGCAGCTGCAACAGCAGGATTAGATAGGTAAACTTCGCTTTCTGGATGGCCCATTCTTCCAACAAAATTTCTGTTCGTTGTTGAGATAGCTTTTTCCCCTTTTGCTAAAATACCCATATGACCCCCAAGACATGGTCCACATGTTGGCGTACTAACCGCTGCTCCAGCTTCTATAAATGTTTCAATCAATCCTTCTTTTAAAGCTTGTAAATAAATATCTTGTGTACCAGGAAATATAATACACCGAACCTCTTTATTTACTTTATTATTCTTGAGAATTTTTTCAGCTATTCTCAGATCTTCTAATCTTCCATTTGTACATGAACCTATAACTACTTGGTCAATTTTTATACCTTTTGCTTCGTAAACAGATTTTGTGTTTTCTGGAAGATGAGGGAATGCAACTTGAGGTTCTATTCTTGATACGTCGTATTCTATTATTCTTTCATAATTAGCATCTGGGTCACTCGATACAGGGTTATATTCTCTTACTGCTCTATTTTTAAGGTATTCTTCAGTTTTTTCATCATATTCAAATAAGCCACATTTACCGCCAGCTTCTATAGCCATGTTAGCCATCGTCATTCTTGCGTCCATTGAAAGATCTTTAATAGTTTCTCCTGTGAATTCTATGGATTTGTATAATGCCCCATCTACCCCTATATCACCAATTGTATAAAGGATTAAGTCTTTTCCGCTTACCCAAGGATTTAACTTTCCATTATAAATTATCTTAATAGTTTCAGGTACTCTGAACCATAAATAACCTGTGGCCATGGCAGCAGCCATATCCGTACTTCCAACTCCTGTACCTAAAGCATTTAAAGCTCCGTATGTACAAGTGTGTGAATCAGCACCAATTATAATTTCTCCAGGTAATGTTAACCCTTTTTCAGGAAGTAAACAATGTTCGATACCCATTTGTCCTATTTCAAAGTAATTCACAATCTCCATTTCTTTTGCAAATTTCCTAATAAATAGGGCATTTTGTGCTGATTTTATATCTTTATTGGGTGTAAAATGATCAGGAACAATGGCAACTCTTTGCTTATCAAATACTTTTGATAAACCTATTTTTTTAAATTCTTTTATTGCGACTGGACTAGTTACATCGTTTCCAAGAACCATATCTACCTTAGCGTTTACAATTTCACCAGGTTTTACTTCTTTTTTATTAGAATGATTTGCTAATATTTTTTCAACTATCGTCATACTAACCCTTCTCCAATTTTATATTTTTTTGGCTTCCTGTAGTTTTTTTGTCATATATTTGTTCAAGGCATTTAAGTATGCCAAAGTACTGGCATGGGTTATATCTGTTTCAACAGAATGACCAACAAATATGTCATCATCTATTTTAAGTTTCACGGTTGTTTCGCCTAGGGCGTCTGTTCCTTCGGTGACTCCCTCAATTTTATAAGATAAAAGAGATATATTGTCTTTATCAACGATTTCATTTATAGCTTTAAATATGGCATCTATTGGTCCATCACCGCTGCAAGCAGCTTTTTCTATCACCTCATCGCCAACTTTGACTTTTATTGTAGCTGTTGGAAGAGTGGTGTTTCCTGTTGTAACTGATAGATATTCAAGTTTGTAGTAATCTTCTGCTTTGTATAGTTCATCGTTTATCAAAGCTTCCACATCTACTTGATTTAGATTCTTCTTCTTACTTGCTAAATCCTTAAATTTCAAGAAAAGTTTTTCAAAGTTTTCATCATCAATCTTGTAACCAGTTTTAACCAAAAATTCTTTGAAAGCATGTCTTCCAGAATGTTTTCCCAAGACTAAGTTGTTTTTTTCTAATCCAATACTTTTAGCATCCATTATTTCATAGGTTGTTCTTTCTTTGATAACTCCGTCTTGATGTATTCCTGACTCATGAGCGAAGGCATTTTTCCCAACTATTGCTTTGTTTGGCTGTATAACCATACCTGTAAATTTAGAAACCATATTGCTTAATTTCATGATTTTGGTGGTATCCTGAGTTACTATAAAATCTTGAAAATAATCTTTTCTTGTAACCAAAGACATTATTACTTCTTCTAAGGCAGCGTTACCTGCTCTTTCTCCTATTCCATTAACCGCAACTTCTGCCTGATCGGCTCCGTTTTTTAAAGCAGCTAATGTATTAGCCGTAGCCATTCCTAAGTCATTGTGACAATGAACACTTAATTCTATTTTGTCAATATTTTTGGTGTTTTCCTTTATTTTTCTTATAAACTCCCCGAACTCTTCAGGAATGGCATAACCTACTGTATCTGGGACGTTTATGACTTTTGCTCCTGCTTCAATTACCTTTTCAAATAGTTTATATAGAAATTCTAAGTTACTTCTAGAGGCATCTTCTGCTGAAAATTCAATATTTGAAGTGTACTTACTGGCGTATCTGACCGCTTCTATTGCTTTTTCTAAAACTTGTTCTTCGTTCATTTTTAACTTGTATTTCATGTGAATTGGAGAAGTTGCTATAAAAACATGAATACGAGGGTCCTCTGCTTCTTGAAGGGCTTCCCAAGCACAATCTATGTCTTTGTAATTGGATCTAGCCAAAGCAGCAATTTCAACATCTCTTATTTTTTTTGCTATTTCTTTTACACTTTCAAAATCACTTTCAGAAGATATGGGAAATCCAGCTTCTATAACGTCAACCTTCAGTAATGACAATTGTTCAGCAATTGCAAGTTTCTCTTCGATTGTTAAACTGACTCCAGGAGATTGTTCCCCATCTCTCAAGGTAGTATCAAAAATTTTGACTTTTCTCAAATTTAATCACCCTCTCTAGCGTTAATCATAATTATTTTCAACCCAGGGCATCATAGCTCTTAATTTTTCTCCAACCTGTTCAAGTAGTGAATTGTTATCTCTTTCAGTTAAAGCGTTAAAAACAGGTCTGTTAGCTTGGTTTTCCAATATCCAATCTCTTGCAAAATTACCGTTTTGTATATTTTCAAGAACTTCTTTCATCGTATTTTTAACCCTTTGATCAATTACTTTAGGGCCAACGGTTAGATCACCGTATTGAGCAGTATCACTTACGGAGTATCTCATTTTCTTCAATCCGCCTTCAAATATCAAATCAACGATTAATTTTAATTCGTTTAAACATTCAAAATATGCTATTTCAGGTTGATAACCAGCTTCAACAAGGGTTTCAAATCCTGCTTTTATTAAAGAAGTAACCCCCCCACAAAGAACGGCTTGTTCACCAAACAGATCAGTTTCTGTTTCTTCTTTGAAAGTCGTTTTTATTACACCCGCTCTAGTACAACCAATTCCTTTAGCGTATGCTAGTCCTAAATCTTTTGCTTTCCCAGAATAATCTTGTTGAACAGCTAAAAGGCCGGGAACTCCTTTGCCTTCTTTAAACATTCTCCTAACCAAATGTCCCGGACTTTTTGGCGCGACCATAAAAACATCTATATTTTTAGGTGGCACAATTTGACCAAAATGAATATTAAAACCATGAGAGAACCCTAAGGCATTTCCTTCTTCTAGATTAGGTTCTATATCTTTTTTATAAACAAAACTTTGAACTTCATCAGGTATTAGAACTTGTATAATATCTCCTTTTTTTACAGCTTCAGGTGTATCGTATACTTCAAAGCCATCTTTTTTTGCTATTTCTATTGATTTGCTGTCCTTTTTTAAACCTATTATTACGTTTAAACCACTATCTTTCAAATTTTGCGCCTGTGCATGTCCTTGACTTCCATAACCAATTACAGCTATAGTTTTTCCTTTTAATAAATCTAAGTTGGCATCTTTTTCATAAAATGTTTCGACCATCTAATAATCACTCCTTAATAAATTATTATGAATTTAAAACAACTTTATTGTTTATTTCCCTATCCATAGCTACTATTCCTGTTCTTACAATGTCCCTTATTCCAAAATCTTTCATTATTTCTATAAAAGCATTTATTTTGTTCTCATCACCAGTTATTTCAACACTTATACTTTCTGGAGAGAAGTCAACTACTTTCCCTCTAAATACATCAACCACTTGAATTACTTGATTTCTTAATTTTTTACCACAATTCACTTTTATTATTGCCATATCCCTTTCTATCATATTAGCTTGATTAAGTTCCGTAATTTTAATTACATCAATTAATTTATACAGTTGTTTTTTAACTTGCTCCAAGGTGTCTTTGTTTCCTTCCACTACTATAGTCATTCGGGAATATTCGGGACTTTCTGTTTCTCCCACGTTTAAACTAGTTATGTTAAAGTTTCTTCTACTAAATAGTCCAGATATCCTTGCCAATACAGCAGGTTGATTATTCACAGTTACTGATAGAATGTGTCTCATGCTATCTCCCCCTGTATTTCTTTTCTTATAACTTTATTTTTTGGTTCCAAAATCTCTTTTATTGAAGCTCCTTCAGGAACCATAGGGAACACATTCTCTTCTAGAGGAATTGCAACTTCTAACAATACCGGCCCATTATGATTTAACATCTGTTTTATTGAGACTTCTACTTCGTTCAATTTCGAAATTCTCATGGATTTAATTCCATAAGCCTCTCCTAATTTAACAAAATCAGGATTTTCAAGCATGGTAGCTGAATATCTTTCATCAAAGAAAAGCTCTTGCCATTGCCTAACCATTCCTAGAGTTCCGTTGTTTAGTATTATCATTTTTATCGGTAGTTTGTTGTTACTGATAGTTGCCAACTCTTGCACGTTCATCTGAAAGCTTCCATCGCCGGCTATCATTATAACGGTTTTTCCGGGATTTGCTATTTGAACCCCCATGCTTGCTGGTAATCCGTATCCCATCGTTCCAAGCCCACCAGAAGTGATGAATGTTCTTGGTTTATGATATTCAAAAAACTGTGCTGCCCACATCTGATTTTGACCTACTTCAGTTACTACTATTCTGTCCTCATTGCAATATTTGTTTAGCGTTTCTATAAAATATTGAGGTTTAATATTATCTTCGTTTATCTCGTATGTTAATGGATAATTATTTTTCCATTCCCTGATTTTTTTCAACCATTCTTTTCTCTCTATTGTTTTTATCAAAGGGACTAATTTTTTCAAAACATCTTTGGCATTACCAACGATAGGTATATCTACTTTAACGTTTTTGTTTATCTCTGCTGGGTCTATGTCTATGTGAACTATCTTTGAATTTGGTGCGAAGGTTTCTAATTTCCCCGTAACCCTATCGTCAAAGCGTACTCCAACACCGATAATCAAATCCGCTTCTGATATCGCATAATTGGCGTATTTTGTCCCGTGCATACCTAACATCTTTAAAGACAGTTCATTATCTTCTGGAAAAGCTCCTATTCCCATCAAAGAGGTTACTACTGGAATTTTTCCTTTGACAGCTAACTCAGTTAGTTCTTGTGAAGCATTGGAGTTTATAACTCCGCCTCCTGCAAATATTATTGGTTTTTTTGAATTGTTTATTTCCTCTGCCGCTAATTTTATCTGCATGTAATTCCCTTCATAAGTAGGTTGATATCCTGGTAAGTTAACTTTTTCAGGATAGATAAAATCAGCTTTCGCTTTCAAAACGTCAACTGGTAGATCCATTAAAACAGGTCCAGGCCTTCCGGTTCTTGCAATATAGAATGCTTCTTTTATTATCCTTGCAAGATCTTTTACGTTAGTAACCATATAATTATGTTTTGTAATTGGAAGCGTAATCCCTCTTATATCAATTTCTTGAAAAGAATCTGTACCAATGAGGTTGGTTGGTGCTTGACCAGTAAAAGCCACTAACGGTATAGAATCCATATATGCTGTTGCAATTCCAGTTACCAAATTCGTTGCTCCTGGTCCAGATGTTGCTATACAAACTCCAACTTTGCCAGTACTCCTAGCATATCCATCAGCAGCATGTGCCGCACCTTGTTCGTGTCTAACTAGAATGTGTTTAATTGGTGCATCATACAACTCATCGTATAGAGGAATCACCTTCCCTCCTGGATACCCAAATACTACCTCTACGTTTTCCCTTAAAAGAGATTCAATCAATATTCGTGCCCCGGAATAGATCGGCATAAAACCACCTCACATATATTTTTATCCTAAAAACGCTCCCCTATCGGCAGATTGTACGAACTTACTGTATCTATTTAAATAGCCAGTACTTTCTGAAAAAGACGGATTAAACTTTTCCAACCTTTGTTTTAACTCTTCATCAGAAATTTTTAGTTCTAGTTTCTTTTTGGGGATGTTAATCGATATAATATCTCCATCTGTAATTACCCCTATAGGACCTCCAGCAGCGGCTTCTGGAGAGACATGTCCTATCGCTGCTCCTCTTGTTGCACCTGAAAATCTTCCATCTGTTATTAAAGCAACTTTCTTATCTAATCCCATACCAGCTAAGGCCGATGTAGGTGCCAACATTTCCCTCATTCCAGGCCCACCTTTTGGCCCTTCATATAGAATAACCACAACATCTCCTTCTTTTATCTTTCCAGCATAGATGGCTTTAATCGCTTCTTCCTCTTTATTGAAAACTCGAGCAGGGCCTTCGTGTACCAACATTTCATCTGCAACTGCGATCTTTTTAACCACAGCACCATCTGGAGCGATATTCCCTTTCAATATTGTTAATCCACCTTCATGATGATAAGGATTGTCAATAGGTCTGATTATTTCATGATTAACATACTCAACTGAATCTATCGTTTCTTTTAAGCTTTTTCCTGTTACAGTTAAACAATCTAGGTTCAGTAAATCTTTTTTAGATAACTCTTTTAATACTGCCGGTATACCTCCAGCAAAGTACAAATCCTCAATGTGATGTTCACCAGCAGGGGATAAACTACACAAATGAGGTGTTTTTTCACTGACTTCATTAATTAAATTCAAATCAAAATCTATCCCTGCTTCTTTAATTATTGCAGGTAAGTGAAGAGCAGTATTTGTTGAGCAACCCAATGCCATATCTAAAACGATAGCATTCTCTACTGTATCTTTTGTAAAGATATCTAAGGGTTTTATGTCTTTTTCTACCAGTTCCATTATTTTTTGGCCGGTTTCAGTTGCTAATCTCCTTCTTTGTGAAAAAACTGCCGGAATCGTTCCATTTCCCGGCAGCGCAAGTCCTAAAACCTCTGTTAGGCAATTCATTGAATTAGCTGTAAACATCCCAGCACAAGACCCGTACCCCGGACAGGATGATTTTTCCATTTCTTTCAATTCTTCATCAGAAATTGTTCCATTAATTCGAGCACCCACTGCTTCAAACATATCATGTAGGTCTATTTTTCTCCCTTTGTGATTTCCAGCAAGCATAGGACCACCACTAATTACTATTGCGGGTATATTTAACCTTAAGGCAGCCATCAACATACCTGGAACTATCTTGTCACAATTTGGTATAAGAACCAATCCATCGAATTTATAAGCTCTTGCGACAGATTCTATTGAATCAGCTATCAATTCTCTACTTGGAAGTGAATAATTCATTCCACTATGTCCCATAGCAATACCATCACAGATGCCTATGGTAGAAAAAGCCAAAGGAACACCTCCTGCAGCGTAAACCCCATTCTTAACGTTTTGACAAATCTCGTTAAGATGTTTATGCCCAGGAATTATATCGTTGGCAGAATTTGCTATTCCTATTATTGGTTTATTTAATTCATCATCACTAAGCCCCAAAGCGTATAGTAAGGATCGATGAGGAGCTTTAGATACACCTTTTTTTATTTCATCACTTCTATATGTTTTATTCATATAAGCCTCCTTTGCCCTTTTTCTTAAAAACCCCGATAGAATTCATTTCCTTATCCATCAAAATTAGATATTTACCAAATTGGATAGCT encodes the following:
- the ilvC gene encoding ketol-acid reductoisomerase — its product is MVETFYEKDANLDLLKGKTIAVIGYGSQGHAQAQNLKDSGLNVIIGLKKDSKSIEIAKKDGFEVYDTPEAVKKGDIIQVLIPDEVQSFVYKKDIEPNLEEGNALGFSHGFNIHFGQIVPPKNIDVFMVAPKSPGHLVRRMFKEGKGVPGLLAVQQDYSGKAKDLGLAYAKGIGCTRAGVIKTTFKEETETDLFGEQAVLCGGVTSLIKAGFETLVEAGYQPEIAYFECLNELKLIVDLIFEGGLKKMRYSVSDTAQYGDLTVGPKVIDQRVKNTMKEVLENIQNGNFARDWILENQANRPVFNALTERDNNSLLEQVGEKLRAMMPWVENNYD
- the ilvN gene encoding acetolactate synthase small subunit, whose translation is MRHILSVTVNNQPAVLARISGLFSRRNFNITSLNVGETESPEYSRMTIVVEGNKDTLEQVKKQLYKLIDVIKITELNQANMIERDMAIIKVNCGKKLRNQVIQVVDVFRGKVVDFSPESISVEITGDENKINAFIEIMKDFGIRDIVRTGIVAMDREINNKVVLNS
- the ilvB gene encoding biosynthetic-type acetolactate synthase large subunit, with the protein product MPIYSGARILIESLLRENVEVVFGYPGGKVIPLYDELYDAPIKHILVRHEQGAAHAADGYARSTGKVGVCIATSGPGATNLVTGIATAYMDSIPLVAFTGQAPTNLIGTDSFQEIDIRGITLPITKHNYMVTNVKDLARIIKEAFYIARTGRPGPVLMDLPVDVLKAKADFIYPEKVNLPGYQPTYEGNYMQIKLAAEEINNSKKPIIFAGGGVINSNASQELTELAVKGKIPVVTSLMGIGAFPEDNELSLKMLGMHGTKYANYAISEADLIIGVGVRFDDRVTGKLETFAPNSKIVHIDIDPAEINKNVKVDIPIVGNAKDVLKKLVPLIKTIERKEWLKKIREWKNNYPLTYEINEDNIKPQYFIETLNKYCNEDRIVVTEVGQNQMWAAQFFEYHKPRTFITSGGLGTMGYGLPASMGVQIANPGKTVIMIAGDGSFQMNVQELATISNNKLPIKMIILNNGTLGMVRQWQELFFDERYSATMLENPDFVKLGEAYGIKSMRISKLNEVEVSIKQMLNHNGPVLLEVAIPLEENVFPMVPEGASIKEILEPKNKVIRKEIQGEIA
- the ilvD gene encoding dihydroxy-acid dehydratase → MNKTYRSDEIKKGVSKAPHRSLLYALGLSDDELNKPIIGIANSANDIIPGHKHLNEICQNVKNGVYAAGGVPLAFSTIGICDGIAMGHSGMNYSLPSRELIADSIESVARAYKFDGLVLIPNCDKIVPGMLMAALRLNIPAIVISGGPMLAGNHKGRKIDLHDMFEAVGARINGTISDEELKEMEKSSCPGYGSCAGMFTANSMNCLTEVLGLALPGNGTIPAVFSQRRRLATETGQKIMELVEKDIKPLDIFTKDTVENAIVLDMALGCSTNTALHLPAIIKEAGIDFDLNLINEVSEKTPHLCSLSPAGEHHIEDLYFAGGIPAVLKELSKKDLLNLDCLTVTGKSLKETIDSVEYVNHEIIRPIDNPYHHEGGLTILKGNIAPDGAVVKKIAVADEMLVHEGPARVFNKEEEAIKAIYAGKIKEGDVVVILYEGPKGGPGMREMLAPTSALAGMGLDKKVALITDGRFSGATRGAAIGHVSPEAAAGGPIGVITDGDIISINIPKKKLELKISDEELKQRLEKFNPSFSESTGYLNRYSKFVQSADRGAFLG